In the genome of Raphanus sativus cultivar WK10039 chromosome 4, ASM80110v3, whole genome shotgun sequence, one region contains:
- the LOC130511846 gene encoding uncharacterized protein LOC130511846, which translates to MGSRMGGRVVHFAHLPIKLLMPTKLTNINEFALKTVPSATKIEIKRVLESLYGFEIEKVNTLNMDGKKKKRGGLLIAKADYKKAYVTLKHPLSISRDLFPVKFVEEDRKSKVKGSSFVEEEDDKKSHWLDQKEKREIGGYGGGKSRRGGGRVNSPARGAAAAGAEAKFPWSNMRFGGK; encoded by the coding sequence ATGGGAAGTCGAATGGGAGGACGAGTGGTCCACTTCGCGCATCTTCCGATCAAGCTTCTGATGCCGACGAAGCTAACGAACATCAACGAATTCGCGCTGAAAACGGTCCCATCAGCGACCAAGATCGAGATCAAGAGAGTCCTGGAGTCTCTCTACGGGTTCGAGATCGAAAAGGTGAACACTTTGAACATGGacgggaagaagaagaagcgcgGAGGGCTGTTGATAGCCAAGGCTGACTACAAGAAGGCTTACGTCACGCTCAAACACCCTCTGTCGATCTCCAGGGATCTGTTTCCCGTGAAGTTCGTCGAGGAAGATAGGAAGAGCAAAGTGAAAGGATCTAGCTTTGTTGAAGAGGAGGATGATAAGAAGAGTCATTGGCTTGATCAGAAGGAGAAGAGGGAGATCGGCGGTTACGGTGGTGGTAAAAGTCGTCGCGGTGGTGGGAGAGTGAATTCGCCGGCGAGAGGTGCTGCGGCGGCGGGTGCGGAGGCGAAGTTTCCGTGGAGTAACATGAGGTTTGGTGGAAAGTGA
- the LOC130511845 gene encoding ras-related protein RABH1c has protein sequence MASVSALAKFKLVFLGDQSVGKTSIITRFMYDKFDTSYQPTIGIDFLSKTMYLEDRTVRLQLWDTAGQERFRSLIPSYIRDSSVAIVVYDVANRQTFLNIPKWIDDVHRERGGSGDVIIVLVGNKTDLVDKRQVSISEGEEKGKEHGVMFIETSAKENFNIKALFRKIAAALPGIDSYSSATKSDDMVDVNLKNTSSSSQGEQQGGGGGGGCSC, from the exons ATGGCGTCTGTTTCTGCTTTGGCAAAGTTTAAGTTGGTCTTCTTAGGAGATCAATCTGTGGGCAAAACAAGCATCATCACCCGTTTCATGTATGATAAATTCGACACCTCTTACCAG CCTACCATTGGGATCGATTTTCTGTCCAAAACAATGTACCTCGAAGATCGAACTGTTCGTTTGCAGCTTTG GGATACGGCTGGACAAGAAAGATTCAGGAGTCTGATCCCAAGTTACATCAGAGACTCTTCTGTTGCAATCGTTGTCTATGATGTAGCCA ATAGGCAAACGTTTCTGAATATTCCGAAATGGATCGATGATGTACACAGAGAAAGAGGTGGTTCAGGCGACGTTATTATTGTCCTTGTTGGTAACAAGACTGATCTTGTTGATAAAAG ACAAGTATCGATCAGTGAAGGGGAAGAAAAGGGTAAAGAGCATGGCGTGATGTTCATTGAGACCAGCGCCAAAGAAAATTTCAACATTAAg GCTTTGTTCAGGAAGATAGCTGCAGCATTGCCTGGGATTGATTCATATTCGTCAGCGACAAAATCAGATGATATGGTTGATGTGAACCTAAAGAACACTTCAAGTTCATCACAAGGTGAGCAAcaaggaggaggtggtggaggcGGCTGTTCTTGTTGa